From bacterium, one genomic window encodes:
- a CDS encoding ATP-binding cassette domain-containing protein: protein MAAETATANGQKLIELKGVCQEFKLPSGKELNVLQNISLCIEKREVVALLGPSGCGKSTILRILAGLIAPTKGEVFYHDQPLHELNTGVSIVFQSFALFPWMTVAENIQTALESRGFPAADIEERAQKAIQMVGLAGFEETYPRELSGGMKQRVGMARALSVDPEILFMDEPFSHVDALTAESLRAEVIDIWASHDKNPSSILLVSHDIPEVVYMADRIVVLGAHPGRVLKIVENKLPRPRDYRSPEFMKMVDQLHEVITGHEIPDAPEPVLAPNEVPPPEPIPDTLPSIMVGLLEYLDAREGKEDVFRIAAETDKEFGEVIKIVKALELLDFVDTPKRQVVLTADGKRFVKATSQERQTIWKEQLLKLGLFKQVNDMLSKHPRARLDEELVKEVIILNLPSENYERTFENFVHWSRFGNLFAYDEETQKVFYPRKRAYKPKPRSATTDTPAESAPDTPAEAAAPGSPASPAPAEPEKTEGQEPGAEKK from the coding sequence ATGGCGGCGGAAACGGCGACGGCGAACGGCCAAAAACTGATCGAGCTCAAGGGCGTCTGCCAGGAGTTCAAGCTCCCCAGCGGCAAGGAACTGAACGTCCTTCAGAACATCAGCCTTTGCATCGAAAAGCGCGAGGTGGTGGCGCTCCTGGGCCCCTCCGGTTGCGGCAAATCGACCATCCTGCGCATCCTGGCCGGCCTCATCGCCCCCACCAAGGGCGAGGTCTTCTACCACGATCAGCCGCTCCACGAGCTCAATACGGGTGTTTCCATCGTGTTCCAGAGCTTCGCCCTCTTCCCCTGGATGACGGTGGCGGAGAACATCCAGACCGCCCTCGAATCCCGCGGCTTCCCCGCCGCCGACATCGAGGAGCGGGCCCAGAAAGCCATCCAGATGGTGGGCCTGGCGGGCTTCGAGGAGACCTATCCCCGGGAACTTTCCGGCGGTATGAAGCAGCGGGTCGGCATGGCCCGCGCCCTTTCGGTGGACCCCGAGATCCTTTTCATGGACGAGCCCTTCAGCCACGTGGACGCCCTCACCGCCGAGTCCCTCCGGGCCGAGGTCATCGACATCTGGGCCTCCCACGACAAGAACCCCTCCTCCATCCTCCTGGTCAGCCACGACATCCCCGAGGTCGTCTATATGGCCGACCGCATCGTGGTGCTGGGCGCCCATCCGGGCCGGGTGCTCAAGATCGTGGAGAACAAACTGCCCCGTCCCCGCGATTACCGGTCCCCCGAGTTCATGAAGATGGTGGACCAACTGCACGAGGTCATCACGGGCCACGAGATCCCCGACGCCCCCGAACCCGTGCTGGCCCCCAACGAGGTCCCGCCGCCCGAGCCCATCCCCGACACCCTGCCCAGCATCATGGTGGGCTTGCTCGAATACCTGGATGCCCGCGAAGGGAAGGAGGACGTCTTCCGCATCGCCGCCGAGACCGACAAGGAGTTCGGGGAGGTCATCAAGATCGTGAAAGCCCTCGAGCTGCTCGACTTCGTCGATACGCCCAAGCGTCAGGTGGTGTTGACCGCCGATGGGAAGCGCTTCGTCAAGGCCACCTCGCAGGAGCGCCAGACCATCTGGAAGGAACAACTGCTGAAGCTGGGCCTCTTCAAGCAGGTCAACGACATGCTGTCCAAGCATCCCCGCGCCAGGCTGGACGAGGAGCTGGTGAAGGAGGTCATCATCCTCAACCTGCCGTCCGAGAACTACGAGAGGACCTTCGAGAACTTCGTCCATTGGTCCCGGTTCGGGAACCTTTTCGCTTACGACGAGGAGACCCAGAAGGTCTTCTACCCCCGCAAGCGGGCCTATAAACCCAAGCCCAGGTCCGCCACTACCGACACCCCGGCCGAATCCGCCCCGGACACTCCCGCGGAGGCCGCCGCTCCCGGATCCCCTGCCTCCCCGGCTCCGGCCGAGCCGGAGAAGACGGAAGGCCAAGAACCGGGCGCCGAGAAAAAATAA
- a CDS encoding ABC transporter permease subunit: MAIKNFLGDQAPKQLRKVWGEATSFLSFYQKIWWVDLVLLFGLIGLLLGIMTVASEWTGIHRAAIEIDLSPWALPKYTFFSLCRGLLAYSLSFVFTLAYGYWAAKDRMAEKVLIPLLDILQSIPVLGFMPGLVLALAALFPNSNIGLELAAVLMIFTGQVWNMTFSFYQSLRSIPQYLLEAAAVYRFDAVTRALKLEIPFSAMGLIWNSMMSMAGGWFFLTVSEAFQLGDKDFRLPGLGSYMSVAADKGDNVARLWGVVAMVVMITALDQLLWRPLVVWGQKFRVEEGGAEETMRSWFLDLLNQSQVLRRLGRFFRPRPEGTETESPVPAARPAARPAGSPNPFTRIVSTLCFLLLLGAMLFGAFKVVELFSRVRLDQWILIIEEALATLARVMAAVGLSALWTVPVGLWIGLSPRLSRVSQPFVQVAASFPAPMLFSYLLVAMAFLGIPLNWGSVALMILGAQWYILFNVIAGAMAIPSDLLEASRMYRISGWQRFTKVLLPGIFPYLVTGMVTSAGGTWNASIVAEYVTDKGKTLTAFGLGSQISEAASRADFPMLAASVVMMSLMVVVFNRLVWKRLYRLAEGKYSLSK, from the coding sequence ATGGCTATCAAAAACTTCCTGGGCGACCAGGCCCCGAAACAGCTCCGCAAGGTCTGGGGCGAGGCCACTTCCTTCCTCTCCTTCTACCAGAAGATCTGGTGGGTGGACCTGGTCCTGCTTTTCGGGCTCATCGGCCTCCTCCTGGGCATCATGACCGTGGCTTCCGAGTGGACCGGCATCCACCGGGCCGCCATCGAGATCGACCTCTCCCCCTGGGCGCTGCCCAAATACACCTTCTTCTCCCTTTGCCGGGGCCTGCTGGCCTATTCCCTCTCTTTCGTCTTCACCCTGGCCTACGGCTACTGGGCCGCCAAGGACCGCATGGCCGAGAAGGTGCTCATCCCGCTGTTGGACATCCTGCAGAGCATCCCGGTGCTGGGCTTCATGCCCGGCCTGGTCCTCGCCCTGGCCGCCCTTTTCCCGAACAGCAATATCGGCCTGGAGCTGGCTGCGGTCCTCATGATCTTCACCGGCCAAGTCTGGAACATGACCTTCAGCTTCTACCAGTCGCTTCGTTCCATCCCCCAGTACCTGCTGGAAGCGGCCGCCGTCTACCGCTTCGACGCGGTCACCCGGGCCCTGAAGCTGGAGATCCCCTTCTCGGCCATGGGGCTCATCTGGAACAGCATGATGAGCATGGCCGGGGGCTGGTTCTTCCTGACGGTCTCCGAGGCCTTCCAGCTGGGGGACAAGGACTTCCGGCTTCCCGGGCTGGGTTCCTACATGAGCGTGGCCGCCGACAAAGGGGACAACGTGGCCCGCCTCTGGGGCGTGGTGGCCATGGTCGTCATGATCACGGCCCTGGACCAATTGCTGTGGCGGCCCCTGGTGGTCTGGGGGCAAAAGTTCCGGGTGGAGGAGGGCGGGGCCGAGGAAACCATGCGGTCCTGGTTCCTGGACCTGCTCAACCAGTCCCAAGTGCTGCGGCGTCTGGGGCGTTTTTTCAGGCCCAGGCCCGAGGGAACGGAAACCGAGTCCCCCGTCCCGGCCGCCCGACCGGCCGCGCGGCCCGCCGGATCCCCCAACCCCTTCACCCGTATCGTCTCGACCCTTTGCTTCCTTCTATTGCTCGGGGCCATGCTCTTCGGCGCCTTCAAGGTCGTGGAGCTCTTCTCACGGGTGCGCCTGGACCAATGGATCCTTATCATCGAGGAGGCCCTCGCCACGCTCGCCCGGGTCATGGCGGCGGTAGGCCTTTCGGCCCTTTGGACGGTCCCCGTGGGCCTTTGGATCGGACTTTCCCCCCGGCTCTCGCGCGTTAGCCAGCCCTTCGTGCAGGTGGCCGCCTCTTTCCCCGCGCCCATGCTCTTCTCTTATCTATTGGTGGCCATGGCCTTCCTGGGCATCCCGCTCAACTGGGGCAGCGTCGCCCTCATGATCCTGGGCGCCCAATGGTACATCCTCTTCAACGTCATCGCCGGGGCCATGGCCATCCCCTCGGACCTCCTGGAAGCCTCCCGCATGTACCGTATCTCGGGCTGGCAGCGCTTCACCAAGGTGCTCCTGCCCGGCATCTTCCCCTACCTGGTGACCGGCATGGTCACCTCCGCCGGCGGGACCTGGAACGCTTCCATCGTCGCCGAATACGTGACCGACAAGGGCAAGACCCTCACCGCCTTCGGGCTCGGGTCCCAGATCAGCGAGGCGGCCTCCCGGGCCGACTTCCCCATGCTGGCGGCCAGCGTCGTGATGATGTCCCTCATGGTGGTGGTCTTCAACCGCCTGGTCTGGAAGAGGTTGTATCGGCTGGCCGAGGGGAAGTATTCTTTGAGCAAGTGA
- a CDS encoding DUF1259 domain-containing protein: MTPQVLLLLTLLFALRPSVFAASPWAGLESTLGRPGMTVGNGTWFEFPRTDLNILVQGVPLDARGMLISRVSFSQEDKGLRMEACLFILESETGRVLAQAARNGLKVIGLYSPFPQASPEVRCLRLGGLGPPKELAWRLKLVLDSTGTPMTLGTPSPRPTAQKDPWADARAALGAGQEEGEDLLYQWGDFPLELRVTLQKEGNDLVLWGEFQALPQKADEWVKALSQKGFQVTTVTRRNDERPGVWIDFWCLNDEKKAIKSLASLLKDPGFASGVSAP; encoded by the coding sequence ATGACCCCTCAAGTTCTCCTCTTGCTGACCCTCTTGTTCGCCCTTCGGCCGTCCGTTTTCGCCGCGTCCCCCTGGGCCGGGTTGGAAAGCACCTTGGGGCGTCCCGGCATGACCGTGGGGAACGGGACCTGGTTCGAGTTCCCACGGACGGACCTGAATATCCTGGTCCAAGGGGTCCCCCTGGACGCCAGGGGAATGCTGATCTCCAGGGTCTCCTTCAGCCAGGAGGACAAAGGCCTCCGGATGGAGGCCTGCCTTTTCATCCTCGAATCGGAGACGGGCCGGGTCCTGGCCCAGGCCGCGCGCAACGGCCTGAAGGTGATCGGCCTCTATTCCCCTTTTCCCCAGGCCTCCCCGGAGGTCCGGTGCCTGCGCCTGGGGGGCTTGGGTCCCCCCAAGGAACTGGCTTGGCGCCTGAAGCTGGTCTTGGATTCGACCGGCACACCCATGACCCTCGGCACTCCGTCCCCGCGTCCCACCGCCCAGAAGGACCCTTGGGCCGATGCAAGGGCGGCCTTGGGGGCAGGCCAGGAAGAGGGAGAGGACCTTCTTTATCAATGGGGAGACTTCCCCTTGGAACTGCGGGTCACTCTCCAGAAGGAAGGGAACGACCTGGTCCTGTGGGGCGAATTCCAAGCCTTGCCGCAAAAGGCCGACGAATGGGTGAAGGCCCTTTCCCAAAAGGGCTTCCAGGTCACGACCGTGACGCGCCGCAACGATGAAAGGCCCGGGGTTTGGATCGATTTTTGGTGTTTGAACGATGAAAAGAAGGCGATAAAGAGCCTGGCGAGTCTTTTGAAAGATCCCGGCTTTGCATCCGGCGTGTCGGCCCCCTAA
- the gndA gene encoding NADP-dependent phosphogluconate dehydrogenase → MADQLTQADFGVLGIAVMGENLAMNIEDHGFSVAVCNLRSDRVTPFMKRNAGKKFIGAHSLEDFVKALKSPRRVMLMVKAGDPVDDAIKLLKPLLSKGDIIIDGGNSWFKDTQRREAELTKEGFYFFGAGVSGGEEGARFGPSIMPGGSPKAYEFVKPIFEAISAKTNSGPCVTHCGPDGAGHFVKMVHNGIEYGDMQLIAESYDILRKVLGLKASELADIFAEWNKGILDSFLIELTAKVFTVKDDETGKPLVDMILDKAGQKGTGKWTAQIALDLGVQIPTIVASLDGRGMSSIKEERVAVSKQIKGPAVSYSGDKKELINAVRDALYDSKVCSYTQGMRLIKAASDEYKWNVNLGEMARIWKGGCIIRAKLLDEIMKAYERNPNLGSLLLDESFKKQVESTQANWRKVVQVAVANGIPTPAMSASLAYFDAYRTADLPQNLTQAQRDFFGSHTYERVDHPERGFLHTDWLSKTK, encoded by the coding sequence ATGGCGGACCAATTGACGCAGGCCGATTTCGGCGTGCTGGGCATCGCGGTGATGGGCGAGAACCTGGCCATGAACATCGAGGACCACGGCTTCTCGGTGGCCGTCTGCAACCTGCGCAGCGACCGGGTGACCCCCTTCATGAAGCGCAACGCCGGCAAGAAGTTCATCGGGGCCCATAGCCTCGAGGATTTCGTGAAGGCCCTCAAATCCCCCCGCCGGGTGATGCTCATGGTGAAGGCGGGCGATCCGGTGGACGACGCCATCAAGCTCCTCAAGCCCCTGCTCTCCAAGGGCGACATCATCATCGACGGCGGGAATTCCTGGTTCAAGGACACCCAGCGCCGCGAGGCCGAGCTGACCAAGGAAGGCTTTTATTTCTTCGGCGCGGGCGTGTCGGGCGGCGAGGAAGGCGCGCGGTTCGGGCCTTCCATCATGCCGGGCGGCTCCCCCAAGGCCTATGAGTTCGTGAAGCCCATCTTCGAGGCCATCTCGGCCAAGACCAACTCGGGCCCTTGCGTGACCCATTGCGGTCCCGACGGGGCGGGCCATTTCGTGAAGATGGTCCACAACGGCATCGAGTACGGCGACATGCAGTTGATCGCCGAGAGCTACGACATCCTGCGCAAGGTCCTGGGACTCAAGGCCTCCGAATTGGCCGACATCTTCGCCGAATGGAACAAGGGCATCCTCGATTCCTTCCTCATCGAATTGACCGCCAAGGTCTTCACCGTGAAGGACGACGAGACGGGCAAACCGCTGGTCGACATGATCCTGGATAAGGCGGGGCAAAAGGGAACGGGCAAATGGACGGCCCAGATCGCCCTCGATCTGGGGGTCCAGATCCCCACCATCGTGGCGTCCTTGGACGGCCGTGGCATGTCGAGCATCAAGGAAGAGCGCGTGGCGGTGTCCAAGCAGATCAAGGGCCCTGCTGTTTCCTACTCGGGCGATAAGAAAGAGCTCATCAATGCGGTGCGGGACGCCCTCTATGACTCCAAGGTCTGTTCCTATACCCAGGGCATGCGCCTCATCAAGGCCGCTTCGGACGAATACAAGTGGAACGTGAACCTGGGCGAGATGGCCCGCATTTGGAAGGGCGGGTGCATCATCCGCGCCAAGTTGCTGGACGAGATCATGAAGGCCTATGAGCGCAACCCGAACCTGGGGTCGCTCCTGCTGGACGAGTCCTTCAAGAAGCAGGTCGAATCCACTCAGGCCAATTGGCGCAAGGTGGTCCAGGTGGCGGTGGCGAACGGCATCCCGACGCCCGCCATGAGCGCGAGCCTGGCCTATTTCGACGCCTACCGCACCGCGGACCTGCCACAGAACTTGACCCAGGCCCAGCGGGATTTCTTCGGGTCCCACACCTACGAGCGGGTGGACCATCCGGAACGAGGGTTCCTGCATACCGA